The following coding sequences are from one Luteolibacter yonseiensis window:
- a CDS encoding class I SAM-dependent methyltransferase produces the protein MAAWYDKLVGETGSDYHRNVILPATLRMLAPQAGESVIDVCCGQGVLIKPLLDAKIGKFTGVDASRRLIESARARHGDDPRVSLTVADACRPGPWADGKNDAATCIMAVHDVPDPVGLFKSIAQALKPGGRVIMVFMHPCFRIPKKSHWGWDGDQKIQYRRLDSYGKPLEIPITTHPGKGSGEQTVFYHRPMSELLTAIGQGGLAVTACDELYSHRRSQGNGPFSKAEHAAAEEFPMFIALKAVKP, from the coding sequence GTGGCCGCCTGGTACGACAAGCTCGTCGGTGAAACCGGCTCGGATTATCATCGAAATGTCATTCTGCCCGCCACGTTGAGGATGCTCGCTCCGCAGGCGGGCGAATCCGTGATCGACGTCTGCTGCGGACAGGGCGTGCTGATCAAACCGTTGCTGGATGCGAAGATCGGGAAATTCACCGGAGTCGATGCCAGCCGCCGCCTGATCGAGTCCGCCAGGGCCCGGCATGGCGATGATCCGCGCGTTTCCCTCACCGTTGCCGATGCCTGCCGCCCGGGTCCGTGGGCGGATGGCAAAAACGACGCGGCCACCTGTATCATGGCCGTGCACGACGTTCCGGATCCGGTTGGCTTGTTCAAGAGCATCGCCCAAGCACTCAAGCCTGGTGGCCGCGTGATAATGGTCTTCATGCATCCCTGCTTCCGGATTCCCAAGAAAAGCCACTGGGGCTGGGACGGGGATCAGAAGATCCAATACCGCCGCCTCGACAGCTATGGCAAGCCGCTGGAAATCCCCATCACCACCCACCCGGGCAAGGGAAGCGGTGAGCAGACGGTCTTCTACCACCGCCCGATGTCCGAACTTCTCACCGCCATCGGCCAAGGAGGGCTGGCTGTGACCGCGTGCGACGAGCTCTACAGCCACCGGCGTTCCCAAGGCAACGGCCCCTTCAGCAAGGCGGAGCACGCCGCTGCGGAGGAGTTTCCCATGTTCATCGCCTTGAAGGCGGTGAAACCGTAG
- a CDS encoding class I SAM-dependent methyltransferase, whose translation MSQRIVIPELLDHLAPDDPEAMRSRRDLRRINFLMGNERWVCRTIKQHAESVRKGIVEIGAGDGILCGKLARCYPQARVSAYDLAPKPENLEPRVEWNQGDIFASKAPDKGGVLVANLFLHHFEGEALMRLGRWVDRFEVLVFCEPDRARLPHVLGGLMHPWINRVTRHDMHVSITGGFRQGEIRQGMGLETGRWQCRESSTWRGARHVVFWRG comes from the coding sequence GTGAGCCAGCGCATCGTCATCCCCGAACTTCTCGACCATCTCGCACCGGACGATCCCGAGGCGATGCGCAGCCGCCGCGACCTGCGACGCATCAATTTCCTTATGGGCAACGAACGCTGGGTCTGCCGCACCATCAAACAACATGCGGAGAGCGTGCGAAAGGGCATCGTGGAAATCGGAGCGGGAGACGGAATCCTCTGTGGAAAGCTGGCACGGTGTTATCCCCAGGCAAGGGTCTCGGCTTATGACCTCGCACCGAAGCCGGAAAACCTGGAGCCACGGGTCGAATGGAACCAGGGTGACATTTTCGCGTCGAAGGCACCGGACAAAGGCGGCGTTCTGGTGGCGAACCTGTTTCTCCATCATTTTGAAGGCGAGGCATTGATGCGGTTGGGACGCTGGGTCGACCGGTTCGAGGTTCTGGTATTCTGCGAACCGGACCGCGCGCGCCTGCCACATGTTCTTGGCGGACTGATGCATCCGTGGATCAACCGGGTGACGCGGCATGACATGCATGTGAGCATCACCGGCGGATTCAGGCAGGGAGAAATACGCCAGGGCATGGGTCTGGAGACGGGGCGCTGGCAATGCCGTGAATCTTCCACGTGGCGCGGAGCGAGACACGTGGTATTCTGGCGCGGTTGA
- a CDS encoding NAD(P)/FAD-dependent oxidoreductase: protein MNREITIAGGGLAGLSLACALRAQGVAVTVLEAGNYPRHRVCGEFISGVTDDTLSRLGVAELFADARFHHSLAWHNQGQLIHRARLKTPALGISRHLLDERLRNHAVGSGAVVRTNVRAKPVAREGFVWTAGRRPTNGTWIGLKMHVKGLPLSEDLEMHCGTNGYAGLAGVEDGWTNACGLFRLDRSIRAEGPGLLPAYLEAGGNQALAEHLRSAEYRERSFSAVAGFQLGRQIPIPGMLALGDAESMIPPFTGNGMSMAFQAAELAVAPLAAWSRDGRSWQETTEAVRAAVSGKFRRRLAVAGALHPLLLGRSGRSLLQCLASARLLPFQPMLSLIR from the coding sequence TTGAACCGTGAAATCACCATCGCAGGCGGAGGTCTGGCCGGCTTGTCGCTCGCCTGTGCCTTGCGTGCGCAAGGGGTGGCCGTCACCGTGCTGGAAGCGGGAAACTACCCGCGCCACCGCGTGTGCGGGGAATTCATTTCCGGAGTGACAGATGACACTCTTTCCCGGCTTGGCGTCGCGGAACTGTTCGCGGACGCGCGTTTCCACCACTCGCTCGCATGGCATAATCAAGGGCAACTGATCCACCGTGCGCGGTTGAAAACCCCGGCACTGGGTATTTCACGCCATCTTCTGGATGAGCGGCTGCGGAATCACGCGGTCGGCTCGGGAGCGGTTGTCAGGACAAACGTGCGTGCCAAGCCCGTGGCGCGGGAAGGGTTTGTCTGGACGGCCGGCAGACGCCCGACGAACGGCACCTGGATCGGCCTCAAAATGCACGTGAAGGGTCTGCCGTTATCAGAGGATCTGGAGATGCACTGCGGAACCAATGGTTACGCCGGACTTGCGGGCGTCGAGGATGGCTGGACGAATGCCTGCGGGCTGTTCCGCCTCGACCGGTCGATCCGTGCCGAGGGACCGGGTTTGCTTCCCGCCTATCTGGAGGCCGGCGGGAACCAGGCGCTGGCAGAACACCTGAGAAGTGCCGAATATCGTGAACGTTCATTTTCCGCGGTCGCTGGATTCCAGCTTGGGCGGCAGATCCCCATCCCCGGCATGCTTGCCCTCGGAGATGCGGAAAGCATGATTCCTCCATTCACGGGAAACGGGATGTCGATGGCGTTCCAAGCGGCCGAGCTTGCTGTCGCCCCCCTTGCCGCATGGTCGCGCGACGGACGATCCTGGCAGGAAACCACGGAAGCCGTGCGTGCCGCCGTGTCCGGTAAATTCCGCCGCCGTCTCGCGGTGGCGGGCGCGCTACACCCCCTCCTGCTGGGACGGTCCGGAAGATCCCTGTTGCAATGCCTGGCTTCCGCCCGTCTGTTGCCGTTCCAGCCGATGCTCTCCCTGATTCGTTAG
- a CDS encoding stilbene synthase: MYLRSLATAVPPNSFTQTTCWDAMRDSKLLPRLKPRSAGLLEKILTGGTSGIDSRNLALETVGESFGSDAEELNQRFEREAPVLAMKALSESLRRSGHGASEIDALFVCTCTGYLCPGLTSHIAELTGMRHDAYLSDIVGLGCGAAIPTMRAAQGFLAANPGAVVATVAVEVCSAAFFANDDPGVLISLCLFGDGAAAAVWTNKGAPGDWQAGHFTTTHRPEDREKVRFVNSQGKLKNQLHRSVPGLAAEAVAGLYALRKGEPDQVLAHSGGRDVVEALESVLPFELAETREVLRDFGNMSSPAVLFALERRLSANRPQDRRLWLTAFGAGFAAHACELWR; the protein is encoded by the coding sequence ATGTATCTCCGCTCCCTCGCCACCGCCGTCCCTCCGAACTCATTCACCCAGACAACGTGTTGGGACGCCATGCGGGATAGCAAGCTGCTCCCACGCTTGAAACCGAGATCGGCAGGACTGTTGGAAAAAATCCTGACCGGCGGCACCTCCGGCATCGATTCCCGGAATCTCGCGTTGGAAACCGTCGGCGAATCGTTTGGCTCGGATGCGGAGGAGTTGAACCAACGCTTCGAGCGGGAGGCCCCCGTTCTTGCCATGAAGGCCTTGTCAGAATCCCTCCGCCGGTCCGGGCACGGTGCGTCGGAAATCGACGCCCTGTTCGTGTGCACCTGCACGGGTTATCTCTGCCCGGGATTGACCAGCCACATCGCGGAACTGACAGGAATGAGGCACGACGCGTATCTCTCGGACATCGTCGGCCTTGGCTGTGGCGCGGCCATCCCGACGATGCGTGCCGCGCAGGGGTTCCTCGCGGCGAATCCGGGCGCGGTGGTAGCGACGGTGGCGGTGGAGGTTTGTTCCGCGGCCTTTTTTGCCAACGACGACCCCGGAGTACTCATCAGCCTCTGCCTCTTCGGGGACGGCGCGGCGGCGGCGGTCTGGACCAACAAAGGCGCTCCGGGCGATTGGCAGGCGGGACATTTCACGACCACCCATCGGCCCGAAGATCGCGAGAAGGTGCGCTTCGTGAATTCACAGGGAAAACTTAAAAACCAGCTCCACCGTTCGGTACCGGGGCTGGCGGCGGAAGCGGTGGCGGGGTTGTATGCCTTGAGGAAAGGCGAACCGGATCAGGTGCTCGCCCACTCCGGCGGGCGCGATGTCGTCGAAGCGTTGGAAAGCGTGCTGCCGTTCGAGCTGGCCGAAACCCGCGAAGTGCTGCGGGACTTCGGAAACATGAGCAGCCCCGCCGTGCTCTTCGCATTGGAGCGCCGGCTGTCGGCCAATCGCCCGCAAGACCGGAGACTGTGGCTCACCGCATTTGGTGCGGGGTTCGCCGCACACGCTTGCGAGCTGTGGAGATGA
- a CDS encoding OmpA family protein, whose amino-acid sequence MSEDKSPLEKDEADESTDSASTNDCAPAKSNLPPAVALAFIIIALLGVLIVMVLKSGALGTSSSSHDNRLASLQSDLDARRAELNRQRAAMGLSPLEGGSEPIEDIAGRLKKDADSLVALAARFQQMLAEKDTALTAKNAELIGSEKTRIALTSENTRLQTELNRALASGSDVELLRRDLASLRTQRDALSEELAAAKLKMQNSSGAVSADDFADLKRRYDETLRAKEFFEARVKELEGDLSKAKLFASSENELLPAAVELFRQLRVLEGKSDSDISAAYSSFGVDLGANVLSKFTFATGSSALTPADEEIVRNVLSEIPDGDLLFVVGYASETGNVDGNRALSSDRATAVAQYYSSIKRPTQLVQAVYLGQTDRFSSKIPERNQLVEIWRIRKK is encoded by the coding sequence ATGTCGGAAGATAAAAGCCCCTTGGAAAAAGACGAAGCGGACGAATCCACGGACTCCGCGTCCACGAACGATTGCGCGCCGGCCAAGAGCAACCTTCCACCCGCGGTCGCGCTTGCGTTCATCATCATCGCGCTGCTCGGCGTGCTGATCGTGATGGTTTTGAAAAGCGGTGCGCTGGGCACGTCCTCGTCCTCCCATGACAACCGTCTCGCGTCGCTCCAATCCGATCTGGACGCGCGCCGCGCCGAGCTCAACCGGCAACGTGCCGCGATGGGACTTTCCCCGCTCGAAGGAGGTTCTGAACCTATCGAGGACATTGCCGGACGCTTGAAAAAAGACGCAGATTCATTGGTCGCGCTTGCGGCAAGGTTCCAGCAGATGCTTGCGGAAAAGGATACGGCGCTCACCGCGAAAAATGCGGAGCTGATCGGCTCTGAAAAAACACGGATCGCCCTCACTTCGGAGAACACCCGTCTCCAGACAGAGCTGAACCGCGCGCTCGCAAGTGGTTCGGATGTCGAGCTGCTCCGCCGTGATCTCGCCAGCCTCCGCACCCAGCGTGACGCCCTCTCGGAAGAACTCGCCGCCGCCAAGCTCAAGATGCAGAACTCGAGCGGTGCCGTTTCCGCGGATGATTTCGCCGACCTGAAACGCCGTTACGACGAAACACTGCGGGCCAAGGAGTTTTTCGAAGCCCGTGTCAAGGAACTCGAAGGCGATCTCTCGAAAGCCAAGCTCTTCGCCAGCTCGGAAAATGAACTGCTGCCCGCCGCCGTGGAGCTGTTCCGGCAACTCCGGGTTTTGGAAGGGAAATCCGATTCGGACATCAGCGCCGCCTACAGCAGCTTCGGTGTCGATCTCGGAGCCAACGTGCTCAGCAAGTTCACTTTCGCCACGGGTTCCTCCGCCCTCACGCCCGCCGATGAGGAAATCGTCCGCAACGTCTTGTCCGAGATTCCCGATGGCGACTTGTTGTTTGTCGTAGGCTATGCCTCCGAAACGGGAAATGTGGACGGCAACCGGGCACTCTCTTCCGACCGTGCCACCGCCGTCGCGCAGTATTATTCCAGCATCAAGCGCCCAACCCAGTTGGTCCAGGCCGTCTATCTCGGCCAGACGGACCGTTTCAGCAGCAAGATTCCGGAGCGGAACCAACTCGTTGAGATCTGGCGTATCCGTAAAAAGTGA
- a CDS encoding HAD-IA family hydrolase, translating to MIYKTLVFDFDGTIADTLGETRLIFNRIAPDYGIREVAEHELDHLRHLSLKELLDHLEIPKRRVPALISRGTGMMRSNITQLKLIEGMPEVLTELRRHVRSFGILTSNATANVDLFLRTHGLRDQFDFISSTSKLTGKSKHLKAIRKTFSLREGEMLYIGDELRDVKASQKAGIPIAAVTWGFNSRESLAAAEPNYLFDQPLDFLSLLTECC from the coding sequence ATGATTTATAAAACACTGGTTTTCGACTTCGACGGCACCATCGCCGATACGCTTGGTGAGACACGCCTCATTTTCAACCGCATCGCTCCGGACTATGGCATCCGCGAGGTGGCGGAACACGAACTCGACCACCTGCGCCACCTTTCGCTCAAGGAATTGCTCGACCATCTGGAGATTCCGAAGCGCCGCGTGCCCGCGCTCATTTCGAGAGGGACCGGCATGATGCGGTCGAACATCACCCAGCTCAAACTGATAGAAGGCATGCCGGAGGTGCTCACGGAGCTGCGCCGCCATGTCCGTAGTTTCGGCATCCTCACCTCGAACGCGACCGCGAACGTGGACCTTTTCCTGCGCACGCACGGCCTGCGCGACCAGTTCGACTTCATTTCCTCCACCTCCAAGCTCACGGGGAAATCGAAACATCTCAAGGCCATCCGCAAGACGTTCTCATTGCGTGAAGGGGAGATGCTCTACATCGGGGACGAATTGCGCGATGTGAAAGCCTCGCAAAAGGCCGGCATCCCCATCGCAGCCGTCACCTGGGGGTTCAACTCCCGCGAATCCCTCGCCGCCGCGGAGCCGAATTACCTGTTCGACCAACCGTTGGATTTCCTCAGCCTGCTCACCGAGTGCTGTTGA
- the tsaD gene encoding tRNA (adenosine(37)-N6)-threonylcarbamoyltransferase complex transferase subunit TsaD, giving the protein MALLLAIESSCDETAVAIIRGHTGEAAEVVASEISSQIPLHREHGGVVPELASRNHSLHLRGLVEKALSDARVTMEDIDAFAATTGPGLASSLLIGSTAAKGMACAMKRPFLGINHLEGHLLSPFLDRTTVPPHIALIVSGGHTLLLDVTGPGSYRKLGSTRDDAAGEAYDKVGKMLGLPYPGGPEIEKAALGGNPKAYDFPRSMLHEPHLDFSFSGLKTAVLYTLQKETGELPVADLAASFQQAVIEILVKKTLRAARQAGRKQIALSGGVSLNKALRNAFFAAGQSAGVEISVAPPVFCTDNAAMIAFAALLRHLAGESSALDGDIHPNLPLV; this is encoded by the coding sequence GTGGCACTACTTCTGGCGATCGAATCTTCCTGCGATGAAACCGCGGTGGCGATCATCCGTGGCCACACCGGAGAGGCGGCGGAGGTTGTTGCTTCCGAAATCTCGTCGCAGATCCCGCTCCACCGCGAACACGGCGGCGTGGTGCCCGAACTCGCCTCGAGGAACCACTCGCTGCACCTGCGGGGATTGGTTGAAAAGGCATTGTCGGACGCGCGGGTGACCATGGAGGACATCGATGCCTTCGCAGCGACCACGGGGCCGGGTTTGGCGTCATCCCTGCTCATCGGCAGCACCGCGGCCAAGGGCATGGCCTGTGCCATGAAGCGGCCTTTCCTTGGAATCAATCACCTCGAAGGGCATCTGCTGTCTCCATTCCTCGACCGTACCACGGTGCCTCCCCACATCGCGCTCATCGTTTCCGGAGGGCACACATTGTTGTTGGACGTCACGGGTCCGGGAAGCTATCGGAAACTCGGCAGCACCCGCGACGACGCGGCGGGCGAGGCCTACGACAAGGTCGGCAAGATGCTGGGCCTGCCTTATCCGGGTGGACCGGAAATCGAGAAAGCCGCGCTCGGCGGAAATCCGAAGGCATACGATTTTCCCCGCTCGATGCTTCATGAACCGCATCTGGATTTTTCCTTTTCCGGTCTGAAAACCGCCGTGCTCTACACGCTTCAGAAGGAAACTGGCGAGCTGCCCGTCGCCGATCTGGCCGCTTCGTTCCAACAAGCGGTCATCGAGATCCTCGTGAAAAAGACCCTGCGTGCCGCCAGGCAGGCGGGAAGAAAACAAATAGCCCTCTCCGGCGGTGTCAGCCTCAACAAGGCGCTCCGTAATGCCTTTTTCGCGGCGGGGCAAAGCGCGGGTGTGGAGATCTCCGTCGCTCCGCCGGTTTTCTGTACGGATAACGCGGCGATGATCGCCTTCGCCGCGCTTCTGCGCCATCTCGCCGGGGAATCATCCGCACTTGATGGCGACATCCATCCGAATTTGCCGCTGGTCTAA
- a CDS encoding cation:proton antiporter, with the protein MVAMILKWFFMASGVANISPLFALLTLVLVLAVLISLILVKFKQSLLVGYLLSGVLIGNVGLMWVTGIDKGDAVIMNFAEIGVVLLMFTLGIEFSLSEFKHLWRTALIGGGLQVGITAGIVGLVAAASGFPTADSIVFGVAVALSSTAVAMMSFQDLGQQNNPGARASLGIALFQDILVIVFFLVMPALYGQGEGSVAGQIGKALLKGGLFLAGAWLLGRYGLTPLLHAVARTRSRELFTLTVIGLCAGVAFAGGALNLSLALGAFAAGLVVSESIYSHRILSDILPFKDLFLAIFFISVGLLIDLSTIASDWGRVLLGSALILILKSVVVFSVLKWIRIPGRPALLAAGSLASTGEFSLVLIGKAGGYRPFDPGTEQMLLVCTAVTMAVVPSLMRGAGPLGKWLEKKGVMGVRKIAPEGMTPAKAIKGITDHAIICGYGPVGKSLNEALKRCGVDTLVMELNSDTVRALKSEGQPVLFADATHSEALDLAGIKRARLVAFTFPSVRTTSIAVPLVRERNSGIFIFGRAKFSGEVKILRELGVQVIHDERESAVSMVRAALSSYQREDVDPEEVVGDTMEA; encoded by the coding sequence ATGGTCGCGATGATTCTGAAGTGGTTTTTCATGGCCAGCGGTGTCGCGAACATATCGCCGCTGTTCGCCCTGCTGACTCTGGTGCTGGTGCTCGCGGTCCTGATTTCACTGATACTGGTGAAATTCAAACAGAGCCTTTTGGTCGGCTATCTTTTGAGCGGTGTCCTGATCGGCAACGTCGGCCTGATGTGGGTGACGGGAATCGACAAGGGGGATGCGGTGATCATGAACTTCGCGGAGATCGGCGTGGTCCTGCTGATGTTCACGCTGGGCATCGAGTTTTCGCTGAGCGAGTTCAAGCACCTGTGGCGCACCGCCCTGATCGGGGGAGGACTGCAGGTGGGAATCACTGCGGGCATCGTGGGACTCGTGGCCGCGGCGTCCGGCTTTCCCACCGCGGACAGCATCGTCTTCGGTGTCGCTGTGGCGCTGAGCTCCACGGCGGTGGCGATGATGTCATTCCAGGATCTCGGCCAGCAGAACAATCCCGGAGCACGCGCGAGTCTGGGCATCGCGTTGTTCCAGGACATCCTGGTGATCGTGTTTTTCCTGGTGATGCCCGCGCTTTACGGACAAGGGGAGGGATCGGTGGCCGGGCAGATAGGAAAGGCGTTGCTCAAGGGAGGATTGTTTCTGGCGGGGGCCTGGCTGCTGGGCCGCTACGGTCTGACGCCGCTGCTGCATGCCGTGGCGAGAACACGGAGCCGGGAGCTTTTCACCCTGACGGTCATCGGGCTCTGCGCAGGCGTCGCATTCGCTGGCGGAGCCTTGAACCTCTCGCTCGCGCTCGGTGCCTTCGCGGCCGGGCTGGTGGTGAGCGAGTCGATCTACAGCCATCGGATATTGTCCGACATCCTTCCGTTCAAGGATCTGTTTCTCGCGATCTTTTTCATTTCGGTGGGATTGCTCATCGACCTGTCCACCATTGCTTCGGACTGGGGGCGAGTCCTGTTGGGGAGCGCGCTCATCTTGATCCTGAAAAGTGTGGTTGTTTTTTCGGTGTTGAAATGGATCAGGATCCCGGGACGTCCGGCGTTGCTTGCGGCCGGCAGTCTCGCCAGCACAGGGGAATTCTCACTCGTGCTCATCGGCAAGGCCGGCGGGTATCGTCCGTTTGATCCCGGAACCGAGCAGATGCTGTTGGTCTGCACCGCGGTGACGATGGCTGTCGTGCCATCGCTGATGCGCGGTGCGGGACCGTTGGGAAAATGGCTGGAGAAAAAAGGAGTGATGGGTGTCAGGAAGATCGCGCCGGAGGGGATGACACCGGCAAAGGCGATCAAGGGAATCACCGACCACGCCATCATCTGTGGCTACGGTCCGGTGGGGAAATCGCTGAATGAGGCGCTGAAACGCTGCGGCGTGGACACCCTCGTGATGGAGCTCAATTCCGACACCGTGCGCGCGTTGAAAAGCGAGGGGCAGCCGGTGCTCTTCGCGGATGCGACCCATTCGGAAGCGCTGGATCTGGCGGGAATCAAACGCGCGCGGTTGGTGGCGTTCACCTTTCCATCGGTGAGGACCACTTCGATCGCCGTCCCGCTGGTGCGGGAGAGGAACAGCGGAATCTTCATCTTCGGCCGGGCAAAATTTTCCGGAGAGGTAAAGATCCTGCGGGAACTGGGCGTGCAGGTCATCCATGATGAACGCGAGAGCGCGGTGTCCATGGTGCGTGCGGCCCTCTCGTCGTACCAACGCGAGGATGTCGATCCCGAGGAGGTCGTCGGTGATACGATGGAGGCTTGA
- a CDS encoding YgfZ/GcvT domain-containing protein, translating into MSGLRVVHLGKPALLEFRGPDAVRFLNGQLTQDVRKVVGGGLSLPSCVTDAKGRLQFRVTLVEGAEGALWVAGLQGNAGDIEARLTRYLIADDVEVADLTGKYSLCHLIGPETEAPAGVLVRRSDRYGVPGWDWWLACPEDELKLEATTFADAELEALRIRNGVPAWGTELGEGMLPPEALLENTDISYQKGCYIGQEVISRIKSAGKVNRRLTRFVFAGEVPLSAGPLENGAGEITSVSPLVENGLRHALGYVKRGAAELFYKTETGEIVPVGLP; encoded by the coding sequence ATGAGCGGATTGAGAGTGGTTCATTTGGGGAAACCCGCTCTGCTGGAATTCCGGGGACCGGACGCGGTCAGGTTTCTGAACGGCCAGCTCACCCAGGACGTGCGCAAGGTCGTGGGCGGCGGCCTCTCACTTCCATCCTGCGTCACCGACGCGAAGGGGCGGTTGCAGTTCCGCGTCACACTTGTTGAAGGTGCTGAAGGAGCACTCTGGGTGGCGGGCTTGCAGGGAAACGCCGGGGATATCGAAGCGCGGCTCACACGCTATCTCATCGCGGACGATGTGGAGGTCGCCGATCTCACCGGGAAATATTCATTGTGCCATCTCATCGGTCCGGAGACGGAGGCTCCTGCCGGAGTGCTTGTACGTCGATCGGACCGCTACGGGGTTCCCGGCTGGGACTGGTGGTTGGCCTGCCCGGAAGACGAACTAAAGCTCGAAGCCACGACGTTCGCCGACGCGGAGTTGGAAGCCTTGCGCATCCGTAACGGAGTTCCCGCCTGGGGAACCGAACTCGGTGAAGGGATGCTGCCGCCGGAGGCCTTGTTGGAAAACACCGACATTTCGTATCAGAAAGGATGTTACATCGGCCAGGAGGTGATTTCCCGGATCAAGTCCGCCGGAAAGGTGAACAGGCGGCTCACGCGTTTCGTATTTGCCGGGGAAGTTCCTCTCTCCGCCGGCCCCTTGGAAAACGGCGCGGGCGAGATCACGAGCGTCTCACCTCTCGTTGAAAACGGCCTGCGCCATGCCCTCGGTTACGTGAAACGCGGTGCGGCGGAGTTGTTTTACAAGACGGAAACCGGCGAAATCGTTCCCGTGGGACTTCCCTGA
- a CDS encoding NAD(P)-dependent oxidoreductase produces MSSQPEQRAAVLGLGIIGSRACSRLADAGWQVRCWNRTPKGNAGETASPEAAIDGASIISLYLKDAIATREVVGRIAEFLIAGQTVLNHATLDLDTTLWMSELCESRGCRFLDTPFTGSKVASANGQLVYYTGGDEALAKELEPYLAVTSKARIHCGAVGSATVVKLATNLISACTVQAMAESLAIATSHGVSAQCLIDAVSQNACASVLTGMKFPSMAAGDFDTHFSLSNMGKDSRYMLALAQSAGLETPAIAAVSKRMGELDAAGLGDLDYSAVVKPYQTGA; encoded by the coding sequence ATGAGTTCGCAGCCGGAACAACGCGCCGCGGTCCTGGGACTGGGCATCATCGGCTCGCGGGCCTGTTCACGCCTCGCCGACGCGGGCTGGCAGGTAAGGTGCTGGAACCGCACACCGAAGGGAAATGCCGGTGAAACGGCCTCTCCGGAAGCGGCCATCGACGGAGCCTCGATCATTTCCCTCTATTTGAAAGACGCCATCGCCACGCGCGAGGTCGTCGGACGGATCGCGGAATTCCTGATCGCGGGGCAGACCGTCCTGAATCATGCGACGCTGGACTTGGACACGACGCTGTGGATGTCCGAACTTTGTGAATCACGTGGATGCCGGTTTCTCGATACCCCATTCACTGGAAGCAAGGTGGCTTCCGCAAACGGGCAGCTCGTTTATTACACGGGAGGCGACGAGGCTCTGGCAAAGGAGCTGGAACCCTACCTCGCCGTCACCAGCAAGGCCCGGATCCACTGCGGTGCGGTGGGCTCGGCCACCGTGGTGAAGCTGGCCACGAACCTGATCTCGGCCTGCACGGTGCAGGCGATGGCGGAGTCTCTCGCCATCGCCACCAGCCACGGGGTTTCCGCCCAATGTCTGATCGACGCCGTTTCGCAAAACGCCTGCGCGTCCGTGCTGACGGGGATGAAATTCCCATCGATGGCCGCGGGCGATTTCGACACGCATTTCTCGCTTTCCAACATGGGCAAGGACAGCCGCTACATGCTGGCTCTCGCACAATCGGCAGGTTTGGAAACGCCGGCCATCGCCGCGGTTTCCAAGCGCATGGGCGAGCTTGATGCCGCCGGTCTCGGTGATCTCGATTATTCCGCCGTGGTGAAACCCTATCAGACAGGCGCATGA
- a CDS encoding YebC/PmpR family DNA-binding transcriptional regulator: protein MAGHNKWSKVKHIKARVDAIKGRVFSKCAHEIALAARAGGGDPVANARLRTAIDNAKAVSMPKDNIERAIRKGTGELGGDAIQEISYEGYGPSGIAFIIEMATDNLNRTAQDLRTIFSKNGGSVATPGSVSYQFDRKGEIRISAAELPEDRIMDAAIEAGADDVHSDDDEHLVLTAANELGTVANALRGTGVTLLSEKLVSIPQTPCVISDLATARQILKLHDLLDDYPDTLNVFTNFEVADEILGQLAS from the coding sequence ATGGCCGGTCACAACAAGTGGTCCAAGGTCAAACACATCAAAGCCAGAGTCGATGCCATCAAGGGCAGGGTCTTCAGCAAGTGCGCGCATGAAATCGCCCTTGCCGCCCGCGCCGGTGGCGGAGATCCGGTGGCAAACGCCCGTCTCCGCACCGCGATCGACAACGCCAAGGCGGTTTCCATGCCCAAGGACAACATCGAGCGCGCCATCAGGAAAGGCACCGGAGAACTCGGCGGCGACGCCATCCAGGAAATCTCTTACGAAGGCTATGGCCCCTCCGGCATCGCGTTCATCATCGAAATGGCAACTGACAACCTCAACCGCACCGCCCAGGACCTGCGCACGATTTTCTCGAAAAACGGCGGCTCCGTGGCGACTCCCGGCAGCGTGTCCTACCAGTTCGACCGCAAGGGTGAGATCCGCATCAGCGCCGCGGAGCTCCCCGAAGACAGGATCATGGATGCTGCCATCGAGGCCGGAGCGGACGACGTCCATAGCGACGATGACGAACATCTCGTTCTCACCGCCGCGAACGAGCTCGGCACCGTGGCAAACGCCCTTCGAGGCACGGGCGTGACCCTCCTTTCCGAAAAACTTGTCTCCATCCCGCAGACACCCTGCGTCATCAGCGATCTCGCAACCGCCCGCCAGATCCTCAAGCTGCATGACCTGCTCGATGACTACCCCGACACCCTGAACGTTTTCACCAATTTCGAAGTGGCCGATGAAATACTCGGCCAGCTCGCTTCCTGA